In the Setaria italica strain Yugu1 chromosome VI, Setaria_italica_v2.0, whole genome shotgun sequence genome, one interval contains:
- the LOC101757763 gene encoding structural maintenance of chromosomes protein 1 gives MTGGISGVMEARSNKWDDSRIESLKKKKNQLESEMSELGSPRELQRKELAISEKITGLEKKLQYLNVEHSNLTAKLLKVASERNNIEEEINRLEPEKEELEIRLAKKEAEVTKLEKKTMRLWTRLEYEQKRDMQAPIVKLRETYESLEKELKGLQERESGAKVEAEEILTQMDELKAEAEDWKSKSDECEKVIDELKEQNGSIASTLAKLDRRVKSKEGQLLQLMSRQRDIHEKCELEQLKLPTVNDPMDTGPSSQEPVLDYSQLSEIYLQDMRPSERDKHEAVFKQKTGALLAEIERTAPNLKALDQYDALQRKEKEITEKFEATRKEEREISDKYNSIKQRRYELFMEAFDHISKGIDKIYKQLTKSHTHPLGGTAYLNLENEDEPFLHGIKYTAMPPTKRFRDMEQLSGGEKTVAALALLFAIHSFRPSPFFILDEVDAALDNLNVAKVAGFIRSKSCERVADEQGRNGECGFQSIVISLKDSFYDKAEALVGVYRDSERSCSRTLTFDLTKYREA, from the exons ATGACTGGTGGAATAAGTGGGGTAATGGAAGCAAGATCAAACAAATGGGATGATAGCAGAATAGAAT ctttgaagaagaaaaaaaatcagctggAATCTGAAATGTCAGAGCTTGGGTCTCCCAGGGAGTTGCAGAGAAAGGAGCTTGCCATATCTGAGAAAATAACTGGACTTGAGAAAAAGTTGCAGTACTTGAATGTTGAACAT AGTAACCTCACAGCGAAGCTACTCAAAGTGGCATCGGAGAGGAATAATATTGAGGAAGAGATTAATCGTCTGGAGCCTGAAAAGGAGGAG ctCGAGATCCGTCTTGCTAAGAAAGAAGCAGAAGTAACCAAGCTTGAGAAAAAAACAATGAGATTGTGGACAAG GCTTGAATATGAACAAAAGCGAGATATGCAAGCACCAATTGTGAAGTTAAGGGAGACATATGAGTCTCTAGAGAAAGAGCTTAAGGGCTTACAGGAGAGAGAGTCTGGTGCTAAGGTTGAAGCTGAAGAAATTTTGACTCAGATGGATGAACTGAAAGCTGAGGCTGAAG ACTGGAAATCCAAGTCAGATGAATGTGAGAAGGTTATTGATGAACTAAAGGAGCAGAATGGTAGTATTGCATCTACATTGGCAAAGCTGGATCGCCGAGTGAAGTCAAAG GAGGGGCAACTCCTGCAACTCATGTCACGCCAACGGGATATTCATGAGAAGTGTGAACTGGAGCAGTTGAAGCTTCCTACAGTGAATGATCCAATGGATACCGGGCCATCCTCCCAAGAACCGGTCCTTGATTACAGCCAGCTCAGCGAAATCTATCTGCAGGATATGCGGCCGTCTGAACGTGACAAACATGAGGCAGTGTTCAAACAAAAAACAGGTGCGCTTTTAGCTGAAATCGAGCGCACTGCTCCCAATCTAAAAGCACTGGATCAATATGATGCACtccaaagaaaggaaaaggagattaCAGAAAAGTTTGAGGCAACTAGGAAAGAAGAGCGAGAGATATCTGATAAATATaactccatcaagcaaaggag GTATGAACTGTTCATGGAGGCCTTTGATCACATATCTAAAGGCATAGACAAAATCTATAAGCAGTTGACAAAAAGTCATACGCATCCACTTGGAGGAACAGCATATTTGAACCTAGAAAATGAAGACGAACCATTTCTACATGGAATCAAGTACACAGCAATGCCACCTACCAAACGGTTTAGAGATATGGAACAGTTATCCGGTGGGGAGAAGACTGTCGCAGCACTGGCTTTGCTTTTTGCTATTCACAG TTTCAGGCCATCACCCTTCTTCATATTGGATGAAGTAGATGCTGCTCTGGACAATTTAAATGTTGCCAAGGTTGCTGGGTTTATCAGATCAAAGTCATGTGAGCGTGTTGCTGATGAACAAGGTAGGAATGGAGAATGTGGATTCCAGAGTATAGTCATATCGCTGAAGGATAGTTTCTATGACAAAGCTGAAGCACTGGTCGGCGTTTATAGGGACTCAGAACGAAG TTGCTCGAGAACTCTCACCTTCGATCTGACTAAGTACAGGGAAGCGTGA